The Kitasatospora sp. NBC_00374 genome has a segment encoding these proteins:
- a CDS encoding FUSC family protein — translation MPWFASLRDTAKAGLTLDRALSDPRRAVRGALAVALVVFPALALAGPALATSAAMGAFIAGTATFQRSFRPRTSLAVAAGIGLGLSTFLGYLAVGVPGAFPVLLALWAFGAGMAWAVGPTGGVVAATTVSVMLVVVQLPVSVETALGHGLLCALGGAAQALVVTLWPIDSWGAQRAALADTYAALADYARRLRQDPTAQVDPEPFFLARQAAELTPWQQRRRPAGLRGLRGVAENVRPALAALADPRVGAPAEGPARDRAREILAAAAEVLDALARAIRSGDSYRPPRSTPSLALFRPDDKPALAGAARRSARRLSGLLSRAVDSLDKQDQSTVSGPATGPGLHRPPLLRVLPSALRTVRRQLDPHAAVFQHAVRLSSVVTGAYVVARLLGVRHGYWAPMTAAMVMRPDFAQTYSRGVARLAGTVAGVALATLVVRLFDPGEWLSAALAVVFIAGAYLTMRTGYALTTTCISGYVVFLLGLEDVDPTQTAIDRVAMTLLGGAVALGAYALFPTWHTARLPERLAEYLAAAGRYAAAVVRALGDPGERRVRAVGEALLDLRETRSEMLQAQERADAEPHRDPDRLTELPRKQLDRARAAVALLGRGAMLMEAHLPPADSPPLPGTEEFAEELRDATAIGAAAVLLGQPPDFSGLRAAHEKWDARLAALPPESGAEDRGGVARAGARLLMQAVAELERAVRPRRPAEPGRPVPSEA, via the coding sequence ATGCCCTGGTTCGCCTCGCTTCGCGACACCGCGAAGGCCGGGCTGACCCTGGACCGAGCCCTCTCCGACCCCCGCCGGGCGGTCCGCGGTGCCCTCGCCGTCGCCCTGGTGGTGTTCCCGGCCCTGGCCCTGGCCGGGCCCGCCCTCGCCACCTCGGCCGCGATGGGCGCCTTCATCGCGGGCACCGCGACCTTCCAGCGCAGCTTCCGGCCCCGAACCTCGCTCGCGGTGGCGGCGGGCATCGGCCTCGGCCTGAGCACCTTCCTCGGCTACCTCGCGGTCGGCGTGCCCGGCGCCTTCCCCGTCCTGCTGGCGCTGTGGGCCTTCGGCGCCGGAATGGCCTGGGCGGTCGGGCCGACCGGCGGCGTGGTCGCCGCGACCACCGTCTCGGTGATGCTGGTGGTCGTCCAACTGCCCGTCAGCGTGGAGACCGCGCTCGGCCACGGGCTGCTCTGCGCGCTGGGCGGCGCCGCCCAGGCCCTGGTCGTGACGCTCTGGCCGATCGACAGCTGGGGCGCCCAGCGCGCCGCGCTCGCCGACACCTACGCCGCGCTCGCCGACTACGCCCGGCGGCTGCGCCAGGACCCGACCGCGCAGGTCGACCCCGAGCCGTTCTTCCTGGCCCGCCAGGCCGCCGAGCTGACACCCTGGCAACAGCGGCGCCGGCCGGCCGGGCTGCGGGGCCTGCGCGGCGTGGCGGAGAACGTCCGCCCGGCGCTGGCCGCGCTGGCCGACCCCCGGGTCGGCGCCCCGGCCGAGGGACCGGCCCGCGACCGGGCCCGGGAGATCCTGGCCGCCGCCGCCGAAGTGCTGGACGCCCTCGCGCGGGCGATCCGCTCCGGCGACTCGTACCGGCCGCCCAGGTCCACCCCCTCGCTGGCGCTGTTCAGGCCGGACGACAAGCCCGCGCTCGCCGGGGCCGCCCGGCGCTCCGCGCGGCGGCTGTCCGGCCTGCTCAGCAGGGCCGTGGACAGCCTCGACAAGCAGGACCAGTCGACCGTGAGCGGCCCGGCCACCGGCCCCGGGCTGCACCGCCCGCCGCTGCTGCGGGTCCTGCCCTCCGCGCTGCGGACCGTCCGCCGCCAGCTGGACCCGCACGCGGCCGTCTTCCAGCACGCCGTACGGCTGTCGTCCGTGGTCACCGGCGCCTACGTGGTGGCCCGGCTGCTCGGTGTCCGGCACGGCTACTGGGCGCCGATGACCGCCGCCATGGTGATGCGGCCGGACTTCGCCCAGACCTACAGCCGGGGCGTCGCCCGGCTGGCCGGCACGGTGGCCGGTGTCGCGCTGGCCACCCTGGTGGTCCGGCTGTTCGACCCCGGCGAGTGGCTGTCGGCCGCGCTGGCCGTGGTCTTCATCGCCGGGGCCTACCTGACCATGCGCACCGGGTACGCCCTGACCACCACCTGCATCTCCGGGTACGTGGTCTTCCTGCTCGGCCTGGAGGACGTCGACCCGACCCAGACGGCGATCGACCGGGTCGCCATGACCCTGCTCGGCGGCGCCGTGGCGCTGGGCGCGTACGCCCTCTTCCCGACCTGGCACACGGCCCGGCTGCCCGAGCGGCTGGCCGAGTACCTGGCCGCCGCAGGCCGGTACGCGGCGGCGGTGGTGCGCGCGCTCGGCGACCCGGGCGAGCGGCGGGTCCGGGCGGTCGGGGAGGCGCTGCTGGACCTTCGGGAGACCCGGTCGGAGATGCTCCAGGCCCAGGAGCGGGCGGACGCCGAGCCGCACCGTGACCCGGACCGGTTGACCGAGCTCCCCCGCAAGCAGCTCGACCGGGCCCGGGCCGCGGTCGCGCTGCTCGGCCGCGGCGCGATGCTGATGGAGGCCCACCTGCCGCCCGCCGACAGCCCGCCGCTGCCGGGCACCGAGGAGTTCGCCGAGGAGCTGCGGGACGCCACCGCGATCGGCGCGGCCGCCGTGCTGCTCGGCCAGCCGCCCGACTTCTCCGGCCTGCGGGCCGCGCACGAGAAGTGGGACGCCCGGCTGGCCGCGCTGCCGCCGGAGTCGGGCGCCGAGGACCGGGGCGGTGTCGCCCGGGCCGGGGCCCGGCTGCTGATGCAGGCGGTGGCCGAGCTGGAGCGGGCGGTGCGACCGCGCCGCCCGGCCGAGCCGGGCCGGCCCGTACCCTCGGAGGCGTGA
- a CDS encoding TrmH family RNA methyltransferase, protein MTETGVPLTGEQYDEAFAPDDREIGVGPHPEPWPAGPHYDRALLAAGDRRNVVDRYRYWTHEAIVADLDTRRHGFHVAVENWQHDFNIGSVVRTANAFLAEQVHIVGRRRWNRRGAMVTDRYQHLRHHEDVASLAAFAAEQGLPLIGIDNLPGAVPIETFELPERCVLLFGQEGPGLTEAAWEHSTAVCSIAQYGSTRSINAGAAAAIAMHAWVRVHGGGAAGPEPV, encoded by the coding sequence GTGACAGAGACGGGTGTGCCCCTGACGGGCGAGCAGTACGACGAGGCCTTCGCACCGGACGACCGGGAGATCGGCGTCGGCCCGCACCCCGAGCCCTGGCCCGCCGGGCCGCACTACGACCGGGCGCTGCTGGCCGCCGGCGACCGGCGCAACGTGGTCGACCGCTACCGGTACTGGACGCACGAGGCGATCGTGGCCGACCTGGACACCCGGCGGCACGGCTTCCACGTCGCGGTGGAGAACTGGCAGCACGACTTCAACATCGGCTCGGTGGTGCGCACCGCCAACGCCTTCCTCGCCGAGCAGGTGCACATCGTCGGCCGCCGCCGCTGGAACCGGCGCGGCGCCATGGTCACCGACCGGTACCAGCACCTGCGCCACCACGAGGACGTCGCCTCGCTGGCCGCCTTCGCCGCCGAGCAGGGCCTGCCGCTGATCGGTATCGACAACCTGCCGGGCGCCGTGCCGATCGAGACCTTCGAGCTGCCCGAGCGCTGCGTGCTGCTGTTCGGCCAGGAGGGGCCCGGGCTGACCGAGGCCGCCTGGGAGCACTCCACCGCGGTCTGCTCGATCGCCCAGTACGGCTCGACCCGCTCGATCAACGCCGGCGCGGCGGCCGCCATCGCGATGCACGCGTGGGTACGGGTGCACGGCGGGGGCGCCGCCGGGCCGGAGCCGGTCTGA
- a CDS encoding pyridoxamine 5'-phosphate oxidase family protein produces the protein MNGTAGRYHPGERAVQRRTGQQERADHVGRSIGDVIPPVAARFLAERRTLVLGAADRAGRLWATTLGGPAGFLRAADEHTLTVAALPTPGDPLAESLARGAEVGTLALDPAGRRRMRVNGRAVPDGRGGLVVTAEQVYANCPKYIQRRSPSDSPARPGTATAGTALTLPQQLAAATADTFFIATADPDGKVDASHRGGNPGFLTVHGPNRLSWPEYPGNTMFMTLGNLELNPAAGLLVPDWETGAALLLTGRARVDWTDPAAPVVGYTVTGTVHLTHATALTWTEPEYSPVNPPAA, from the coding sequence ATGAACGGCACGGCGGGCCGGTACCACCCCGGCGAGCGCGCCGTGCAGCGCCGGACGGGACAGCAGGAGCGGGCGGACCACGTGGGACGGTCCATCGGGGACGTGATCCCACCGGTGGCCGCCCGCTTCCTGGCCGAGCGGCGCACGCTGGTGCTGGGCGCCGCCGACCGGGCCGGCCGGCTCTGGGCCACCACCCTCGGCGGCCCGGCCGGCTTCCTGCGGGCGGCCGACGAGCACACCCTCACGGTCGCGGCCCTGCCGACCCCCGGCGATCCGCTCGCCGAGTCCCTCGCCCGCGGCGCCGAGGTCGGCACCCTCGCCCTCGACCCGGCCGGCCGGCGCCGGATGCGGGTCAACGGCCGTGCCGTACCGGACGGCCGCGGCGGCCTGGTGGTCACCGCGGAGCAGGTGTACGCCAACTGCCCCAAGTACATCCAGCGCCGCAGCCCGTCGGACTCCCCCGCCCGGCCCGGCACGGCCACCGCGGGCACCGCCCTGACCCTGCCCCAGCAGCTGGCGGCGGCCACCGCCGACACCTTCTTCATCGCCACCGCCGACCCAGACGGCAAGGTCGACGCCTCGCACCGCGGCGGCAACCCGGGCTTCCTCACGGTGCACGGCCCGAACCGGCTGAGCTGGCCCGAATACCCGGGCAACACCATGTTCATGACCCTGGGAAACCTGGAGCTGAACCCCGCCGCCGGCCTGCTGGTCCCCGACTGGGAGACCGGCGCCGCACTGCTGCTCACCGGCCGCGCCCGGGTCGACTGGACCGATCCGGCCGCCCCGGTGGTCGGGTACACGGTCACCGGCACCGTCCATCTCACCCACGCGACCGCGCTCACCTGGACCGAGCCGGAGTACTCCCCGGTCAACCCGCCGGCCGCCTGA
- a CDS encoding VOC family protein yields the protein MSDTATDTATAPVLPSLQTGHIGLNVTDLDRSTAFYRQLLGLDLTSEGTAPERRFAMLGRDGRLVLTLWQQSSGAFDPARPGLHHLSFQVDSLEEVRAAERALRGLGADFAHEGVVPHREGSASGGVFFTDPDGIRLEIYTPSGVDGTEAKAPAGEAPTCGFF from the coding sequence ATGTCCGACACCGCCACCGACACCGCCACCGCGCCCGTCCTGCCCTCCCTGCAGACCGGCCACATCGGGCTGAACGTCACCGATCTCGACCGTTCCACCGCCTTCTACCGGCAGCTGCTCGGCCTGGACCTCACCTCCGAGGGCACCGCCCCGGAGCGCCGCTTCGCGATGCTCGGCCGCGACGGCCGCCTGGTGCTGACGCTCTGGCAGCAGTCCAGCGGCGCCTTCGACCCCGCGCGGCCCGGCCTGCACCACCTCTCCTTCCAGGTCGACTCACTGGAGGAGGTCCGGGCCGCCGAGCGGGCCCTGCGCGGGCTCGGCGCGGACTTCGCCCACGAGGGCGTCGTGCCGCACCGCGAGGGATCCGCCTCCGGCGGCGTCTTCTTCACCGACCCGGACGGCATCCGGCTGGAGATCTACACCCCGTCCGGCGTCGACGGCACCGAGGCGAAGGCCCCCGCCGGCGAGGCCCCCACCTGCGGGTTCTTCTGA
- a CDS encoding XRE family transcriptional regulator, protein MGSQQPQQAGRLRLVGRRDNGAAAPSGPASGTPGPTAPRTPPAAPVSGFADTLNASIEASGLSLDRIRSALAKQGVRVSVTTLSYWRRGRSQPERATSLRAVQLLEQLLGLPPDSLIAQLGPPRPRGRWVTPPCPDALRVEDVWPGEQEISEVFLELDAPPTGQLERLSIHDSYFVNADRRGYLLRMRQVVRATVSEVARCVVVHKADEGAVGCPEITSVRHARLGRVRRRPENGLLVAELLLDRPLGLGDSTVFEYEVAIPDTGQTTDYGRFFAAPVREYVLQVHFDPVSVPAHCERFDRDPGAEVDRQHQQLWIGASASAHVLSPDQQPGQVGIRWQWE, encoded by the coding sequence ATGGGCTCACAGCAACCGCAGCAGGCCGGCCGCCTGCGGCTGGTCGGCCGCAGGGACAACGGGGCGGCGGCTCCCTCGGGCCCGGCGTCCGGCACACCGGGGCCCACGGCCCCCAGAACACCGCCCGCCGCTCCGGTGAGCGGGTTCGCCGACACCCTGAACGCCTCGATCGAGGCCAGCGGCCTCAGCCTCGACCGGATCCGGTCCGCGCTGGCCAAACAGGGTGTCAGAGTCAGCGTCACCACACTCAGTTACTGGCGCCGCGGGCGCAGCCAGCCCGAACGCGCCACCTCGCTGCGCGCCGTCCAGCTGCTGGAACAGCTGCTCGGCCTGCCGCCGGACTCCCTGATCGCCCAGCTCGGCCCGCCGCGCCCGCGCGGCCGCTGGGTCACCCCGCCCTGCCCCGACGCCCTGCGGGTGGAGGACGTCTGGCCGGGTGAGCAGGAGATCAGCGAGGTCTTCCTGGAGCTGGACGCCCCGCCCACCGGCCAGCTGGAGCGGCTGTCGATCCACGACTCGTACTTCGTCAACGCCGACCGCCGCGGCTACCTGCTGCGGATGCGCCAGGTGGTCCGGGCCACCGTGAGCGAGGTGGCCCGCTGCGTGGTGGTGCACAAGGCGGACGAGGGCGCCGTCGGCTGCCCGGAGATCACCTCGGTGCGGCACGCCCGGCTGGGACGGGTCCGCCGCCGGCCGGAGAACGGGCTGCTGGTGGCCGAGCTGCTGCTGGACCGCCCGCTGGGTCTCGGCGACTCCACCGTCTTCGAGTACGAGGTGGCGATCCCGGACACCGGGCAGACCACCGACTACGGACGCTTCTTCGCCGCGCCGGTCCGCGAGTACGTGCTGCAGGTCCACTTCGACCCGGTCTCCGTACCGGCCCACTGCGAGCGCTTCGACCGTGACCCGGGCGCCGAGGTGGACCGCCAGCACCAGCAGCTCTGGATCGGGGCCTCGGCCAGCGCCCATGTGCTCTCGCCGGACCAGCAGCCGGGCCAGGTCGGCATCCGCTGGCAGTGGGAGTGA
- a CDS encoding protease pro-enzyme activation domain-containing protein yields the protein MRPRSLALSAAIAVLPLTAFSLGVSTAQAAPAPHAAARVSLPGTVTPAVARSHKQGDLPAAQQLSVAVGLKLRNTADLDRFLAAVSTPGTAEYGRYLTPEQFTAAYGPTQADVDQVRAYLTSQGLSVSSVSANRQVVNAQGTAEQLAKAFGTHESSYTDPQQGNRTFFANDAAASVPASLADVVEGVSGLNNHTVRTAQLAKPNGATPHAAPSGFGPAQYDGAYNLGKVGADGTGVTVALWEFDGYKSANLTTYDNQYGLSGPAVSTVSVDGANYDATPGEGQGEVELDSEIVRGVAPKATQLVYEAPNSDQGEIDMAAKIVADNRVSVISISWGSCEPDTTASSMTAVNNSFKQAAAQGISIFSASGDDGSRDCTRSTSGSSVKAVDFPASSPYNTGVGGTNLKVSGNAYSSESAWSTAGGGVSTQFAKPSWQTGTGVSGTMRTVPDVSSNADPASGFAIYTVGGWQVYGGTSAAAPLWSGYTALYNQKAKAAGKTVLGEANPKLYTLANSGSYGSVFHDVTSGRNQDFSTKAGYDQVTGWGTPVADALTTALLGGTTTPPGTCTAGQLIGNGGFETGTAAPWSASTGVVDNASGEAPHAGSWKAWMDGYGSAHTDTLSQTVTIPAGCKATFSFWLHIDTAETGSTAYDKLTVKAGSTTLATYSNANAATGYVQKSFDLSGFAGQSVTLTFTGVEDSSLKTSFVIDDAALAIS from the coding sequence GTGCGACCCCGCTCGCTCGCCCTTTCCGCGGCTATCGCCGTCCTGCCGCTCACCGCCTTCTCCCTGGGCGTCTCCACCGCCCAGGCCGCGCCGGCCCCCCACGCCGCCGCCCGCGTCTCCCTGCCCGGTACCGTCACCCCCGCGGTGGCCCGTTCGCACAAGCAGGGCGACCTGCCCGCCGCCCAGCAGCTGTCGGTGGCCGTCGGCCTCAAGCTGCGCAACACCGCCGACCTGGACCGCTTCCTGGCCGCCGTGTCCACCCCGGGCACCGCGGAGTACGGCCGGTACCTGACGCCCGAGCAGTTCACCGCCGCCTACGGCCCGACCCAGGCCGACGTGGACCAGGTCCGCGCCTACCTGACCTCCCAGGGCCTGTCCGTCTCCTCGGTCAGCGCCAACCGCCAGGTGGTGAACGCCCAGGGCACCGCCGAGCAGCTGGCCAAGGCCTTCGGCACCCACGAGAGCTCCTACACCGACCCCCAGCAGGGCAACCGGACCTTCTTCGCCAACGACGCCGCCGCCTCGGTGCCGGCCTCGCTGGCCGACGTGGTCGAGGGCGTCTCGGGGCTGAACAACCACACCGTGCGCACCGCGCAGCTGGCCAAGCCGAACGGCGCGACCCCGCACGCGGCGCCGAGCGGCTTCGGCCCGGCGCAGTACGACGGCGCCTACAACCTGGGCAAGGTCGGCGCCGACGGTACCGGGGTGACCGTCGCGCTCTGGGAGTTCGACGGCTACAAGTCGGCCAACCTGACCACGTACGACAACCAGTACGGCCTGTCCGGCCCGGCGGTCAGCACGGTGTCGGTGGACGGCGCCAACTACGACGCCACGCCGGGCGAGGGCCAGGGCGAGGTCGAGCTGGACAGCGAGATCGTCCGCGGCGTGGCGCCCAAGGCGACCCAGCTGGTCTACGAGGCGCCCAACAGCGACCAGGGCGAGATCGACATGGCCGCCAAGATCGTGGCGGACAACCGGGTCTCGGTCATCTCCATCTCCTGGGGCTCCTGCGAGCCGGACACCACCGCGTCCTCGATGACCGCGGTGAACAACTCCTTCAAGCAGGCCGCGGCCCAGGGCATATCCATCTTCTCGGCCTCCGGGGACGACGGCTCGCGCGACTGCACCCGCTCGACCAGTGGGTCCTCGGTGAAGGCGGTCGACTTCCCGGCGTCCAGCCCGTACAACACCGGCGTCGGCGGCACCAACCTCAAGGTGAGCGGCAACGCCTACTCCTCCGAGAGCGCCTGGTCCACCGCGGGCGGCGGCGTCTCCACCCAGTTCGCCAAGCCGAGCTGGCAGACCGGCACCGGCGTGAGCGGCACCATGCGCACCGTCCCGGACGTCTCCTCCAACGCCGACCCGGCCAGCGGCTTCGCGATCTACACGGTCGGCGGCTGGCAGGTCTACGGCGGCACCTCGGCGGCCGCGCCGCTGTGGTCCGGCTACACCGCGCTGTACAACCAGAAGGCCAAGGCGGCCGGCAAGACGGTGCTCGGCGAGGCCAACCCGAAGCTCTACACGCTGGCCAACTCGGGCAGCTACGGCTCCGTCTTCCACGACGTCACCAGCGGCAGGAACCAGGACTTCTCCACCAAGGCCGGCTACGACCAGGTGACCGGCTGGGGCACCCCGGTCGCCGACGCACTGACCACCGCGCTGCTCGGCGGCACCACCACGCCGCCCGGCACGTGCACCGCCGGCCAGCTGATCGGCAACGGCGGCTTCGAGACGGGCACCGCCGCCCCCTGGAGCGCCTCCACCGGCGTGGTGGACAACGCCAGTGGCGAGGCCCCGCACGCCGGCTCCTGGAAGGCCTGGATGGACGGCTACGGCTCGGCGCACACCGACACCCTGTCGCAGACCGTCACGATCCCGGCCGGCTGCAAGGCCACCTTCAGCTTCTGGCTGCACATCGACACCGCGGAGACCGGCTCGACCGCGTACGACAAGCTGACCGTCAAGGCCGGCTCGACCACGCTGGCGACCTACTCCAACGCCAACGCGGCCACCGGGTACGTCCAGAAGAGCTTCGACCTCTCCGGGTTCGCCGGGCAGAGCGTCACGCTGACGTTCACCGGCGTGGAGGACTCCTCGCTGAAGACCAGCTTCGTGATCGACGACGCCGCGCTGGCCATTTCCTGA
- a CDS encoding CGNR zinc finger domain-containing protein, whose amino-acid sequence MADPRDPRPLIGEPLALDLLNTRWAGTPVNDLLADLDGYRIWLTANGLAERCPVDRDSLAAVLTVRTALQELVDAADRQQGAPPDGLNRVLAHGRLRRRLTGAGPQQSVEVDGDQWLAAWLAADNYLELLDQGAHRIKACAHPSCILHFFDTSQNGRRRWCSMAVCGNRAKAARHYEKVTR is encoded by the coding sequence ATGGCTGACCCCCGCGACCCGCGCCCGCTGATCGGTGAACCGCTCGCCCTCGATCTGCTCAACACGCGCTGGGCCGGCACCCCCGTCAACGACCTGCTCGCCGACCTCGACGGCTACCGGATCTGGCTCACCGCCAACGGCCTCGCCGAGCGCTGCCCGGTGGACCGGGACAGCCTCGCCGCCGTGCTGACCGTCCGGACGGCGCTGCAGGAACTGGTCGACGCGGCCGACCGGCAGCAGGGCGCGCCGCCGGACGGGCTCAACCGGGTCCTCGCGCACGGGCGGCTGCGCCGCCGGCTCACCGGGGCCGGCCCGCAGCAGAGCGTCGAGGTGGACGGGGACCAGTGGCTGGCCGCCTGGCTCGCCGCCGACAATTACCTCGAACTGCTCGACCAGGGTGCGCACCGCATCAAGGCGTGCGCCCACCCCAGCTGCATTCTTCACTTTTTCGACACATCGCAGAACGGCCGTCGCCGCTGGTGTTCGATGGCCGTCTGCGGAAACCGGGCGAAAGCCGCCCGGCACTACGAAAAGGTCACCCGGTAG
- a CDS encoding FAD-dependent monooxygenase, which yields MSDKQLSSDVLVVGAGPTGLLLAGDLAAAGLRVTVLEKRDGESNLTRAFAVHARTLEQLDARGLADDLIATGAALGSLRLFGRLRVDLGQLPTRFPFVLITPQSNTERLLQERALKAGATILRGTEVVGLRQDAHGVTLTAREPGGDGRSAGTGAGTEHRARYAVGTDGVHSSVRDLLGIPFPGESVVNSVLLADVRLEREPQDVITVGATDAGFAFLAPFGDGWYRVIAWDRARQLPDDARVALPELAELTRTVLGTDYGLYDPRWLSRFHSDERQVPSYRSGRVFLAGDAAHCHSPAGGQGMNTGLQDAANLSWKLVAALRGWAPDALLDTYQTERHPVGRAVLRSSGALIRLALAQSVPTRALRSALTSAADRLGPVGRLGARQVSGLAVRYPAPPEAHPLTGRRLPDLRLAVDQPGGPSRLYEALRAGRAVLISNDELSVAEPWADRVVTAAPADPHGKLRDAVLLVRPDGYAAWASVDPTRGELRTALTQWLGRPAE from the coding sequence ATGTCAGACAAGCAGCTCAGCTCCGACGTGCTGGTCGTGGGCGCCGGTCCCACCGGGCTCCTGCTGGCCGGTGACCTGGCCGCCGCCGGGCTGCGGGTGACCGTGCTGGAGAAGCGCGACGGCGAGTCCAACCTGACCCGTGCCTTCGCCGTGCACGCCCGGACGCTGGAGCAGTTGGACGCCCGCGGACTGGCCGACGACCTGATCGCGACCGGCGCGGCGCTCGGCTCGCTGCGGCTGTTCGGCCGGCTGCGGGTCGACCTGGGGCAGCTGCCGACCCGGTTCCCGTTCGTCCTGATCACTCCCCAGTCGAACACCGAGCGCCTGCTCCAGGAACGGGCCCTGAAGGCCGGGGCGACGATCCTGCGGGGCACCGAGGTGGTCGGCCTGCGCCAGGACGCCCACGGCGTCACGCTGACCGCCCGGGAGCCCGGCGGCGACGGCCGGAGCGCCGGGACGGGCGCCGGCACCGAGCACCGGGCGCGCTACGCGGTGGGCACCGACGGCGTGCACAGCAGCGTCCGCGATCTGCTGGGGATCCCCTTCCCGGGCGAGTCGGTGGTCAACTCGGTCCTGCTGGCGGACGTCCGGCTGGAGCGCGAGCCGCAGGACGTGATCACGGTCGGCGCCACCGACGCCGGGTTCGCCTTCCTGGCCCCGTTCGGCGACGGCTGGTACCGGGTGATCGCCTGGGACCGGGCCCGTCAACTGCCGGACGACGCACGGGTCGCACTGCCGGAACTGGCCGAGCTGACCCGGACGGTGCTCGGCACGGACTACGGCCTGTACGACCCGCGCTGGCTCTCGCGTTTCCACAGCGACGAACGCCAGGTGCCCAGTTACCGCTCCGGCCGGGTGTTCCTGGCGGGCGACGCCGCGCACTGCCACTCCCCGGCCGGCGGCCAGGGCATGAACACCGGCCTGCAGGACGCCGCCAACCTGAGCTGGAAGCTGGTGGCGGCCCTCCGCGGCTGGGCCCCGGACGCGCTGCTGGACACCTACCAGACCGAGCGCCACCCGGTCGGCCGGGCGGTGCTGCGCAGCTCCGGCGCGCTGATCCGGCTCGCGCTCGCGCAGTCCGTACCGACCCGGGCGCTGCGCTCCGCGCTGACCTCGGCCGCGGACCGGCTCGGCCCGGTGGGCCGGCTCGGCGCCCGGCAGGTCTCCGGGCTCGCGGTGCGCTACCCCGCACCGCCGGAGGCCCACCCGCTGACCGGGCGCCGGCTGCCGGACCTGCGGCTGGCGGTGGACCAGCCGGGCGGGCCGTCCCGCCTGTACGAGGCGCTGCGGGCCGGCCGCGCGGTGCTGATCAGCAACGACGAGCTGTCGGTGGCCGAACCGTGGGCGGACCGGGTCGTGACGGCGGCCCCGGCCGATCCGCACGGCAAGCTGCGGGACGCCGTGCTGCTGGTGCGGCCGGACGGCTACGCGGCCTGGGCGTCGGTCGACCCGACCCGGGGCGAACTCCGGACGGCGCTGACCCAGTGGCTCGGCCGACCGGCGGAGTGA
- a CDS encoding glycosyltransferase → MTQPMTNGVTLAAAEPVARSRQRVRSVEVVVPVFNEEHTVERCVRRLHAYLDETFPYPYRITVADNASTDGTWAVATALAQEIPQVHAVHLDLKGRGRALRQVWGESEADVVAYMDVDLSTGLEAFLPLVAPLLSGHSDLAIGSRLHRGSAVVRGPKREFISRTYNLLLRATMAAKFSDAQCGFKAGRTEVVRELLAEVEDNAWFFDTELLLLAERSGLRIHEVPVDWVDDPDSRVDIVRTALDDLRGMARVARRSLSGTGRVELPDRVRQARLAPGLGWQLASFAVIGTLSTLAYVLLFLGLRQLLPALLANALALGVTAVANTAANRRFTFGVTGRQDALKHQVEGGIAFVLGLALSSGAIAALHLAHAQAGPSVELAALVAANALATVVRFLLLRVWVFNPRRAQRP, encoded by the coding sequence ATGACTCAGCCCATGACGAACGGCGTGACCCTGGCGGCTGCCGAGCCCGTCGCACGGAGCAGGCAGCGGGTGCGCTCCGTCGAGGTGGTCGTCCCCGTCTTCAACGAGGAGCACACCGTCGAACGGTGCGTGCGCCGGCTGCACGCCTACCTCGACGAGACCTTCCCCTACCCGTACCGGATCACCGTCGCCGACAACGCCAGTACGGACGGCACCTGGGCCGTGGCGACGGCCCTGGCCCAGGAGATCCCGCAGGTGCACGCCGTGCACCTGGACCTCAAGGGCCGGGGCCGGGCGCTGCGCCAGGTCTGGGGCGAGAGCGAGGCGGACGTGGTCGCGTACATGGACGTCGACCTGTCCACCGGGCTGGAGGCCTTCCTCCCGCTGGTCGCCCCGCTGCTGTCCGGCCACAGCGACCTGGCCATCGGCAGCCGGCTGCACCGCGGCTCGGCGGTGGTCCGCGGGCCCAAGCGGGAGTTCATCTCGCGCACCTACAACCTGCTGCTGCGGGCCACCATGGCCGCCAAGTTCTCCGATGCCCAGTGCGGGTTCAAGGCCGGGCGGACGGAGGTGGTCAGGGAGCTGTTGGCGGAGGTCGAGGACAACGCCTGGTTCTTCGACACCGAGCTGCTGCTGCTGGCCGAGCGGTCCGGACTGCGGATCCACGAGGTGCCGGTGGACTGGGTCGACGATCCGGACAGCCGGGTGGACATCGTCCGGACGGCCCTGGACGACCTGCGGGGGATGGCCAGGGTGGCCCGCCGCTCGCTCTCCGGCACCGGCCGGGTGGAACTCCCCGACCGGGTCCGGCAGGCGCGGCTGGCGCCGGGTCTGGGCTGGCAGTTGGCCAGCTTCGCGGTGATCGGGACGCTCTCCACGCTGGCGTACGTGCTGCTCTTCCTGGGGCTGCGCCAGCTGCTGCCCGCGCTGCTCGCCAACGCGCTGGCGCTCGGTGTGACGGCGGTGGCCAACACCGCGGCGAACCGGCGCTTCACCTTCGGGGTGACCGGGCGTCAGGACGCGCTGAAGCACCAGGTGGAGGGCGGTATCGCGTTCGTGCTCGGGCTGGCGCTGAGCAGCGGGGCGATCGCCGCCCTGCACCTGGCGCACGCGCAGGCCGGGCCGTCGGTCGAGCTGGCCGCGCTGGTGGCGGCCAACGCGCTCGCCACCGTGGTGCGGTTCCTGCTGCTGCGGGTGTGGGTGTTCAACCCCCGCCGGGCGCAGCGGCCCTGA